The Blautia pseudococcoides genome segment TCGGAATCGCCCAGGCACTTTTAAACGAACCCCGGCTGCTGATCTGTGATGAGCCTACATCCGCACTGGATCCTCTGGGCAGAAAAGAGATTCTGGATATCCTCCTCGCTGTAAAAAAACACACAACAGTGATCTTTTCCACGCATATTCTCTCAGATGTGGAGCGAATCTGCGATGAGATTGCCCTTCTTCACAACGGCAGGACCTCTCTTAATGGCACTCTGGAAGAAATAAAAAGCAAACGGAAGAGCAACGGATTTGATATTGAGTTTTATCATCCGCAGGATGCCGATGCCTTCGCAGCCTCCATGTCCGGCAGCGAAAGGACCAGTGCTGTCCGCCTGTTCTTCCCGGGAAAAAGTGAAAAAGACATGACAAATGCCATGAGGATCCTGGCAGATAATGAAATCTGTGTCCAGAAGTTGGAAATGCGGGAAGCCACACTGGAAAACCTGTTTATGGAGGTGGTGGGAATATGAGACAGCTTACTGCTTTTACCAAGAAAGAATTTCTGGAATCCACACGTACCGGCAGAATGCCGCTTCTTGTGATCCTCTCTGTTTTATTTGGAATTATGAACCCTCTTGTTGCCAAGCTGATGCCCTGGATGATGGAAGCCTTCGCTGGTTCCCTGGAAGAAAGCGGTATGGTTTTGACCGGGATCCGGGTGGATGTCTTTACATCCTGGACACAGTTTTATAAGAACACACCCATGCTGCTCCTTATATTTATTGTCATTATAAGCGGTGTTCTGACAACAGAATATCAGAAAGGTACTCTGGTAAATATTCTTACAAAAGGGATGCACAGATGGAAGCTGATCCTTTCAAAATCCATCTTTGCTTTCCTGCTCTGGACTGTCTGTTACTGGATTTCTTTTGGGATCACATATGCTTATAATATATATTTCTGGGATAACAGCCAAGCATCCCATGTGTTTTTCGGGGCATTTTGTCTCTATCTGACCGGCATATGGCTGATCACCCTTATCATGCTGATGTCCTCCCTGTGCAGCAGTAATTACATGGTGCTGGCAGGAACGGGGGATGCTTTTTTCCTTCTTTACCTGCTGGCAATGATACCTGATCTGACAAAGTATATTCCCACAAAGTTAATGTCCTCATACAGTCTGCTGCCTCAGGCTGCTGAGGTGTCTGATTTCACTTATGCGGTGCCGGCCGCAGCTATCCTCTCTGTGGTGAACATACTGCTGTCCATACTGTTATTTAATAAAAAATCTTTATAGTATCACAAAAATACCTCTCAAACTGTAAACTAACCATATTTCTTCATGGAGTGTAAAATAATACAGGACATCAGATTTTAAATCATCTGATGTCCTGTTTATTTTTAATTAAATCAATCTCTGTTGATCGAGCCTGCATTTTTTGTGCAGCCCATTCTGAAAGTTCTTTGCCATTTACACTTGCTGCAAAGCGTCTGCCTGCCACTTTAGCTCCCGGTGTAAGGGCCGCTATATTTCTGCCGGAATCTCCTAAACCGCTGCTGCCAGACGTTGCAAATTCCCCGCATACCAGCCATAAAAATAAAGCGGAAATAAAAGCAGCTACCATAATGGATATGCCGGAAGATTTGTTCTTTTTGATAAATCCGGCTGAATAATCTTTCCACATTCTTCTTACCTCCGTCTCTGGTCGCTGATAATGCGTCCATCCTCTTGCACCGCCGCTGAAATCAGATCCAGCAATGCTCAATCCCGGACTACCCCACCACACTCTTTTGCCGCGGCTTCTCAGATCACTTTGCAAGGCTTTTAAGTACATCATCTGTAATTCGATATACTGTCCAGTCAGACATGGGTTCTGCTCCTAAAGAAAGGTAAAAATCAATACTTGATCTATTCCAGTCAAGGCACCACCATTCTAAACGGCCGCAACCACGTTCAACAGCAATGGCCGCCAATCTTTTTAGAATTGCCTTTCCATATCCTTTTCCTCTGCATTCTGGCTTTACATACAAATCTTCAAGGTAAATTCCGGCTCTACCCAAGAAAGTAGAGAAATTGTGAAAGAAAAGAGCAAAGCCAACCTCTTTTCCGTTTACAACAGCGAAAATCACTTCTGCCTTTTGTTTGTCAAAAATCCATTCCTCCAATGTTTTTTCATCAGCAACGACTTCGTTAAGCATCTTTTCATAATCAGCAAGCTCTTTGATAAATTGCAAAATCAATGCTGTGTCTTCTCGTTTAGCATATCTAAAATCTATGTCTTTAGTATACACAGTGAATCACTCCTCTCTCTATTTCCAGTTCAGCATTTTTTTCTACCAGATACGAAATGGTATGACCGCTTTCATAATGATGGAAAAAAATTCAACTACATGCCCTTCTGTTTTAAGTTCCATTGCCACTCTTCGGAATTATGTAGTATAATATAAACAATATGTGTTTGTGCTTGAGAAAGGGCATTTATATTATGAAACGACAGGAAACTCGTTTTTCTTATGTATATGAAGATTTAAAAAAACGTATTGCTTCTGGGCAATTCCAGCCCGGCAGCAAACTCCCCTCTTCCCGAAATCTGTGTGAAGAATACAATGTGGGGATTGCGACTATTACGCGGGTATTAGATACCCTAAAGGCGGAAAAACTGATCGACATCCAGATCCGGCAGGCTCCCGTAGTTCTTCCCAACAGCCTGACAGGCTGTGGAATATCTACGATGTTAGCGCAGCGGGATTCTATCTTACAGGTATATGAAACTTATGGACGGTTATTGCCCTATCTGCTTGTATTCGCCGCGCATAAATATTCGGTTGAGTCCATGCCTCATTATCGGCAGGCCCAAAGAGCGGCGCAGCAGGGAATCTGTTCAGAGAGCTGGAAAGCCCTGATTGCACTGACGAGAGATATTTTAGGTGCCAGCCACAATCCTCTGTTATGTGATCTGCACACAGCCTTTGAGCTTCAGGGGAATTTCTCGTACTTTTTAGAAAAATGCAGCTTCTCCCAGGATATCACGTACCGGAGGCCAACCTTTGAACCCCAATCAATCATTAATGTATTATCAGAACGCGATCCAGTTGAACAGTATCATCATTTAAAAGCACTCTATCAGGACATGTCCGCTAGCATTAAAGAAATTTTCATCCAGATGTCAGACAGCGTTACCCAGATTCCCACTCAGATACCAGCTGCATTTGAATGGAATCCCCTCAGAGGTAAGGATTACTACTATACCCGCATTGTCCGTGACTTGACACGAAAAATAGGGACAGGCATCTATCCGGCCGGAACTTATTTACCTTATGAAGCTAAGCTGGCCAAGCAGTATGGCGTGTCTGCCTATACAGTCAGAAAGGCATTAACTCTATTGGAACGCAGAGGCTACACAAAAACCTTAAACGGCAAAGGTACGATGGTTCTGACTCCCGATCAGCTTAACACCGAACAGTCTCTTCTGGATATTACTACGAAGCGGGACGCCCTAACTTATCTCCATTCGCTGCAGCTCATGGTTCTGCTGTCCTATCCAGTCGCAGCCTACACTGCACCTCATTTTACCGAGGAAGACCTGAAAGCATTGGCTGCCCAGAACAAGAAGCCAGGAATCGCGCTCACAAATCTGTTTCAGATGATTTTTAAGCGACTGACCTTAGTACCGTTACAAACCATTTGGCAAGAAACCAGTCAAGTCACAGAATGGGGTTTCTATTTCGCATTTTACCCGCAGGGAGCCGATGCAATCGGACAACTCAATAAAATCACCCGTAAAGCATATGGCTGTCTGCGTTCAGAAAACAACGCTGGGTTTGCTGAGTGTCTGGCCGACTCTTACCGTCTGATTTTAACTTCTGTCCAGGCATATATGGTTGAGAAACACCATTTTACCGAGGCTTTATCTGTACAGGTCCCTGACAGGGATTCCTTAAAATAAGTGTCAATCAGTTGGAATGTGGAAAACTGCTACATTCCAACTATTTTTCTGACGGTGTTTGCCGTTCTGATTGTCAGCTTACCGCTGATATTCGCACTTGCCGTCTTTGGCCACCAGTATGTCTTTTGATAATCCTTCCGGCTGAAAGACCAGAATACCGCTTCCCTATAATTCTTAATCTTTTCCAGCCCCTCCCTGGGTTCTCCGATCTCGTCCCATACTTCAGCAAATGTAGTCGGAGGCATAATAAAAATCAGATTATCATAGATTTCCTTATTTTCGTCTCCCCACCAGTCTGGCGCATGCTGCAAAATATCTTCGAGAGCCTCTTTTGATATGACAAAAACCGGAATATCCAGACCAAACTGTTCTTTTATCATCGTCTCAATCCGGTTTGAAAGGCTTCCCATATTGTCTTCATCACTTGAAAAAATCACATTGCCACTGTTCAGATAGGTCTTAACCGCTCCGAACCCAAGCTCCTCAAAAGCTTTCTTTAGTTCAGCCATCGGAACTTTATTTTTTCCGCTTATATTGACACCGCGCAAAAGCGCAATATATCTCGTTGCTTCCTCCATACAGATCTCCATTTCGCCTTATTCTGAT includes the following:
- a CDS encoding GNAT family N-acetyltransferase, encoding MDFRYAKREDTALILQFIKELADYEKMLNEVVADEKTLEEWIFDKQKAEVIFAVVNGKEVGFALFFHNFSTFLGRAGIYLEDLYVKPECRGKGYGKAILKRLAAIAVERGCGRLEWWCLDWNRSSIDFYLSLGAEPMSDWTVYRITDDVLKSLAK
- a CDS encoding GntR family transcriptional regulator, with product MKRQETRFSYVYEDLKKRIASGQFQPGSKLPSSRNLCEEYNVGIATITRVLDTLKAEKLIDIQIRQAPVVLPNSLTGCGISTMLAQRDSILQVYETYGRLLPYLLVFAAHKYSVESMPHYRQAQRAAQQGICSESWKALIALTRDILGASHNPLLCDLHTAFELQGNFSYFLEKCSFSQDITYRRPTFEPQSIINVLSERDPVEQYHHLKALYQDMSASIKEIFIQMSDSVTQIPTQIPAAFEWNPLRGKDYYYTRIVRDLTRKIGTGIYPAGTYLPYEAKLAKQYGVSAYTVRKALTLLERRGYTKTLNGKGTMVLTPDQLNTEQSLLDITTKRDALTYLHSLQLMVLLSYPVAAYTAPHFTEEDLKALAAQNKKPGIALTNLFQMIFKRLTLVPLQTIWQETSQVTEWGFYFAFYPQGADAIGQLNKITRKAYGCLRSENNAGFAECLADSYRLILTSVQAYMVEKHHFTEALSVQVPDRDSLK
- a CDS encoding ABC transporter ATP-binding protein; translated protein: MNMLTLSHVSKSFGSKKIIDDLSFTVPEHSIYGFIGQNGAGKTTTMKIILGLLPADGGKITVNGEAVRYGQNRTNRFIGYLPDVPEFYGYMTPSEYLKLCGEITGMPAGKIRQKSHELLQLVGLDKENKRIHGFSRGMKQRLGIAQALLNEPRLLICDEPTSALDPLGRKEILDILLAVKKHTTVIFSTHILSDVERICDEIALLHNGRTSLNGTLEEIKSKRKSNGFDIEFYHPQDADAFAASMSGSERTSAVRLFFPGKSEKDMTNAMRILADNEICVQKLEMREATLENLFMEVVGI
- a CDS encoding ABC transporter permease subunit; amino-acid sequence: MRQLTAFTKKEFLESTRTGRMPLLVILSVLFGIMNPLVAKLMPWMMEAFAGSLEESGMVLTGIRVDVFTSWTQFYKNTPMLLLIFIVIISGVLTTEYQKGTLVNILTKGMHRWKLILSKSIFAFLLWTVCYWISFGITYAYNIYFWDNSQASHVFFGAFCLYLTGIWLITLIMLMSSLCSSNYMVLAGTGDAFFLLYLLAMIPDLTKYIPTKLMSSYSLLPQAAEVSDFTYAVPAAAILSVVNILLSILLFNKKSL
- a CDS encoding DUF1697 domain-containing protein; the encoded protein is MEEATRYIALLRGVNISGKNKVPMAELKKAFEELGFGAVKTYLNSGNVIFSSDEDNMGSLSNRIETMIKEQFGLDIPVFVISKEALEDILQHAPDWWGDENKEIYDNLIFIMPPTTFAEVWDEIGEPREGLEKIKNYREAVFWSFSRKDYQKTYWWPKTASANISGKLTIRTANTVRKIVGM